The Hypanus sabinus isolate sHypSab1 chromosome 31, sHypSab1.hap1, whole genome shotgun sequence genome window below encodes:
- the LOC132384082 gene encoding ubiquitin thioesterase OTUB1-like isoform X3: MPSKTSALRPLPQIATTNPLVSDKLDLSVLYKEYAEDDQVYQLKVKDLHNRYCCIRKTRPDGNCFYRAFGFAHLEALLDNSKELQKFKAIASRSKEDLVTQGFTEFTIEDFHNTFMDVIELVEKQGSLADLLTAFNDQSTSDYLVVYLRLLTSGYLQRESGFFEHFIEGGRTVKEFCQQEVEPMAKESDHIHIIALAQALDTSIRVEYMDRGEGNSTNQHVFPEGSEPRVFLLYRPGHYDILYK; encoded by the exons atgccttctaaAACCTCAGCACTGCGCCCTCTCCCTCAGATAGCGACGACGAACCCGCTGGTGTCAGACAAGTTGGACTTGTCGGTGCTCTACAAAGAATATGCGGAAGATGACCAGGTTTACCAGTTAAAGGTCAAG GACCTGCACAATCGGTACTGCTGCATACGCAAGACCCGGCCCGACGGGAACTGCTTCTACCGGGCGTTCGGCTTTGCTCACCTCGAGGCACTCCTGGACAACAGCAAAGAACTACAGAA GTTTAAGGCAATAGCCTCCAGAAGCAAAGAGGACCTAGTGACCCAGGGCTTCACCGAGTTCACCATCGAAGACTTCCACAACACG TTCATGGACGTGATCGAGCTGGTGGAGAAGCAGGGCTCCCTGGCCGACCTCCTGACGGCCTTCAATGACCAGAGCACGTCGGACTACCTGGTGGTCTACCTCCGCCTCCTCACCTCGGGCTACCTGCAGCGCGAGTCCGGCTTCTTCGAGCACTTCATCGAGGGCGGGCGGACAGTCAAGGAGTTCTGCCAGCAG GAGGTGGAGCCAATGGCCAAGGAGAGTGACCACATCCACATCATCGCGCTGGCCCAGGCGCTGGACACCTCCATCCGCGTAGAGTACATGGACCGTGGCGAGGGCAACAGCACCAACCAGCACGTCTTCCCCGAGGGCTCGGAGCCCCGTGTCTTCCTCTTGTACAGGCCGGGACATTACGACATCCTGTATAAATAG